The Corynebacterium suranareeae genome window below encodes:
- a CDS encoding single-stranded DNA-binding protein — MINTPVTIAGRIVSDSVYVDRKDKLDGVLRIRVASSRSYRQGDKWHNVDKVFINVEAWGRLGINSHISLKPGVAVIVQGFLYTNEWEVQSSDPNSDKVEKRQEIRMRATSIGIDMNHYIVGFQETRPNVQNVPEGVEIPNADFEHYPNVDAKLKAKAETAEVTESSSEAENKEENKEPEKEKELAMVGASGGASRGASQKTDEDAPF, encoded by the coding sequence ATGATCAACACACCCGTAACCATCGCTGGACGCATCGTTAGTGATTCCGTATATGTCGACAGAAAAGACAAACTCGATGGGGTCTTAAGGATCCGTGTGGCAAGCTCCAGGTCGTACCGACAAGGCGACAAATGGCATAACGTGGACAAAGTTTTTATCAACGTCGAAGCCTGGGGCAGACTCGGCATAAATTCCCATATTTCACTCAAACCTGGCGTTGCTGTCATCGTCCAAGGCTTTCTGTACACCAACGAATGGGAAGTCCAATCTTCGGATCCCAATTCTGACAAGGTAGAAAAACGCCAAGAAATCAGGATGCGTGCCACATCAATCGGCATTGATATGAATCACTACATCGTGGGATTTCAAGAGACCCGCCCCAACGTACAAAATGTTCCGGAGGGCGTGGAAATCCCCAACGCTGATTTTGAACATTATCCAAATGTAGATGCAAAACTTAAAGCAAAGGCGGAAACTGCGGAGGTGACGGAATCTTCTTCAGAGGCGGAGAACAAGGAGGAGAACAAGGAACCAGAAAAGGAGAAAGAGCTTGCCATGGTAGGTGCCTCAGGAGGTGCCTCAAGAGGGGCCTCACAAAAAACAGACGAAGACGCACCGTTTTAG
- a CDS encoding cytochrome c oxidase assembly protein: protein MDEQVVAENSGGVTSPASQSQASQAKSSKVKITWPFYVLFAFVAGLVGAILAWGFLSESLAALGIPDPGPVTTAGLPFLRAVGWIVAALSVGSFMATTFFISPREIKRSAEDGATPATYLNRSYLSVDGLIAARTGSFAAICFGLVALVMIPLVMSDLSGQPFTDALKPQNIAVAFEQIALAKAWAWVAGFAFITGIAGLFCRSWMSQPLLFAGAIVMTVPLGLEGHSAAGGDHDYGTNSLLWHLVLMLLWVGGLMALIAHARRIGPNTDIAVKRYSIVATYAVIGMAISGIVNALLRMDFSDLFTTTYGLLVLAKAIGVVVVGMFGLAHRTLTIPKLEKNPKDSALFTRVAIVEVIAMAAVTGIAISMGRTPPPTPELQDLSVMALEMGYSLEKEPTLFNVFTMWRFDLMLGTIGILLVAFYICGLVGLRRQAKKWNHLRTFWWMLGCATLVVTVSSGIGMNMPATFSMHMVAHMLLSMVIPVFLVLGAPLTLIMEATSPGEAGRPGLHEWAAVLTDNPLLKFIMHPAVNTIQFIIIFYALYLTPLYDIMVSEHAGHLIMNFVFVISGYLYYWEMIGPDPKPEERTHVSRLAWLTFSMPFHLFFGVYLMQLQVILAEDFYSKLNLPWDVDLAYDQLVGGGIAWASGSFPLIIVFGYLFRGWFREERIVEKKYEAQAEATGYADAEEYNKMLARMNEGHDLHGDYYQETFEPKDPGPADSGPKA from the coding sequence ATGGATGAGCAGGTCGTTGCCGAGAATTCTGGTGGAGTAACTTCTCCAGCGTCACAATCACAAGCGTCACAAGCGAAAAGCAGCAAGGTTAAAATCACTTGGCCTTTTTATGTGTTGTTTGCTTTTGTGGCTGGTTTAGTCGGAGCTATTTTGGCGTGGGGTTTCCTTTCTGAGTCCCTGGCAGCTTTGGGTATTCCTGATCCAGGTCCTGTCACTACTGCAGGTTTGCCGTTTCTGCGTGCAGTCGGCTGGATTGTTGCTGCATTGTCTGTGGGTAGTTTTATGGCAACGACGTTTTTTATTAGTCCGCGGGAGATAAAACGAAGCGCTGAGGATGGTGCTACGCCGGCCACGTACCTCAACCGTTCGTACTTGTCAGTCGATGGGTTGATTGCTGCTCGAACTGGTTCTTTTGCTGCTATTTGTTTTGGGCTTGTGGCGCTTGTGATGATCCCGTTGGTGATGTCTGATCTTTCGGGGCAACCGTTTACCGACGCATTAAAGCCTCAGAATATAGCGGTTGCTTTTGAGCAAATTGCGCTGGCAAAAGCGTGGGCCTGGGTAGCTGGTTTTGCGTTTATAACTGGAATAGCGGGACTGTTTTGTCGTTCATGGATGTCGCAGCCATTGTTGTTTGCCGGTGCGATTGTGATGACAGTGCCACTCGGGCTAGAGGGGCACTCGGCTGCAGGTGGCGATCATGATTATGGAACCAACTCACTGTTGTGGCACTTGGTGCTGATGTTGTTGTGGGTGGGCGGTTTGATGGCGTTGATTGCGCATGCTCGCAGGATCGGCCCAAATACTGATATTGCAGTTAAGCGGTATTCCATAGTTGCCACCTATGCCGTGATCGGTATGGCGATCTCAGGAATTGTTAATGCGTTGTTGCGTATGGATTTTTCTGATTTGTTTACCACCACTTACGGCCTGCTGGTTCTTGCTAAAGCCATCGGCGTTGTTGTCGTTGGCATGTTTGGCCTGGCGCACCGCACTCTGACCATCCCAAAGCTTGAGAAAAACCCGAAAGATTCGGCGTTATTTACACGCGTTGCCATTGTTGAGGTGATCGCGATGGCAGCGGTGACCGGCATTGCGATTTCCATGGGCCGTACTCCGCCACCGACGCCAGAACTTCAAGATTTATCTGTTATGGCGTTGGAAATGGGCTATTCCTTGGAAAAAGAACCAACCTTATTCAACGTGTTTACCATGTGGCGCTTTGATTTAATGCTGGGCACAATCGGCATTTTGTTAGTGGCGTTCTATATCTGTGGCCTTGTGGGGTTGCGTCGACAAGCAAAAAAGTGGAACCACCTGCGCACCTTCTGGTGGATGCTGGGCTGTGCCACCCTGGTGGTCACCGTTTCTTCCGGCATCGGCATGAATATGCCGGCGACGTTTTCCATGCATATGGTCGCGCACATGCTGTTGTCCATGGTCATCCCCGTATTTTTGGTGCTTGGCGCGCCACTGACGTTGATCATGGAAGCCACATCGCCCGGTGAAGCTGGACGCCCAGGCCTACATGAATGGGCAGCGGTGCTGACAGATAATCCGTTGCTGAAGTTCATCATGCACCCAGCGGTAAACACCATTCAGTTCATCATCATTTTCTACGCGCTGTATCTGACCCCGCTGTACGACATCATGGTCTCTGAGCACGCCGGACACCTGATCATGAACTTTGTGTTCGTGATTTCCGGCTACCTTTACTACTGGGAAATGATTGGCCCAGACCCCAAACCGGAGGAGCGCACACACGTTTCCCGCCTTGCGTGGCTGACCTTCTCGATGCCGTTCCACCTCTTCTTCGGCGTATACCTCATGCAACTGCAAGTGATTTTGGCAGAAGATTTCTACAGCAAGCTCAACCTGCCATGGGACGTTGATCTGGCCTATGACCAGCTTGTTGGTGGCGGAATCGCATGGGCGTCGGGTTCATTCCCGCTGATTATTGTCTTTGGTTACCTCTTCCGTGGTTGGTTCCGTGAGGAAAGAATCGTGGAGAAAAAATACGAAGCCCAAGCCGAAGCCACTGGTTACGCCGACGCAGAGGAATACAACAAAATGCTTGCCCGCATGAATGAAGGGCACGACTTGCACGGCGATTACTACCAGGAAACGTTCGAGCCTAAAGATCCAGGGCCTGCAGACTCCGGGCCAAAAGCATAA
- a CDS encoding alkaline phosphatase, whose product MSFKRRSLAITCAITSSIVLAGVSGTAAASSSYVSGSSGLFSSSSDAAPAPQNAPKNIIYMIGDGMGFNHVAATNLYETGQTKYQVAGEPGAVAPVEGGAPVQAYESAEWTQLSQSTYQDGNSYDPERAWADHNYVNENFTDSAAAGTAMATGVKTTNGMIGVNSANETLKNTSEYAIEKGKAAGVVSSVPFNHATPAAWAAHNANRNDLHAMADEMIGSDLNVIMGAGHPFFDNNGNPITEADEDYMQASQYERLANGETDFTFIEEDADFEALANGQVESNKYFGLAQVEDTLQHDRDGESVTPYDVPQNDVVDLATMSKAALNVLNQDEDGFHVMIEGGAIDWAGHANDIARDIEEVQAFNSAVETVIQWVEENSSWDETLVIVTADHETGYMTGPDDNPNWSAMTGAAGIVPNHGWHSGNHTNQLVPIFVRGAGVSDIVAAADEVDPVRGNYIDNVEIANLTLNKWW is encoded by the coding sequence ATGTCTTTTAAGCGTCGTTCGCTTGCAATTACTTGCGCAATCACCTCAAGCATTGTTCTCGCTGGAGTTTCCGGCACTGCCGCAGCTTCGTCCTCCTACGTTTCCGGCTCCTCAGGACTGTTTTCCTCGTCTTCCGATGCTGCACCTGCGCCTCAGAATGCGCCAAAGAACATCATCTACATGATCGGTGACGGCATGGGCTTCAACCACGTCGCAGCAACCAACCTGTATGAGACCGGCCAGACCAAGTACCAGGTTGCTGGTGAGCCAGGAGCTGTTGCCCCAGTAGAAGGCGGCGCACCTGTTCAGGCTTATGAGAGCGCTGAGTGGACTCAGCTTTCACAGTCCACCTACCAGGATGGAAACTCTTATGATCCTGAGCGCGCATGGGCTGACCACAACTACGTCAACGAGAACTTCACTGACTCCGCAGCTGCAGGAACCGCAATGGCTACCGGTGTGAAAACCACCAACGGCATGATCGGTGTGAACTCCGCAAATGAGACTCTAAAGAACACTTCTGAGTACGCGATTGAAAAGGGTAAGGCTGCTGGTGTTGTTTCATCGGTGCCGTTCAACCACGCAACCCCTGCTGCTTGGGCTGCTCACAATGCCAACCGCAATGATCTCCACGCAATGGCAGATGAGATGATCGGCAGTGACCTGAACGTCATCATGGGCGCTGGCCACCCATTCTTCGACAACAACGGTAACCCAATCACCGAAGCTGATGAAGACTACATGCAGGCTTCCCAGTACGAGCGCCTAGCAAATGGTGAAACTGACTTCACCTTCATCGAAGAGGACGCTGACTTTGAAGCTTTGGCTAACGGCCAGGTTGAAAGCAACAAGTACTTCGGACTCGCCCAGGTCGAAGATACACTTCAGCACGACCGCGACGGCGAATCTGTTACTCCTTACGATGTCCCTCAAAACGATGTCGTTGACCTTGCCACCATGTCCAAGGCTGCGCTAAACGTTCTTAACCAGGACGAAGACGGCTTCCACGTCATGATTGAGGGCGGCGCCATCGACTGGGCAGGCCACGCAAACGACATTGCCCGTGACATCGAAGAAGTTCAAGCGTTCAACTCTGCTGTAGAAACCGTCATCCAGTGGGTCGAAGAAAACTCTTCCTGGGATGAAACCCTCGTGATTGTCACCGCCGACCACGAGACCGGCTACATGACCGGCCCAGACGATAACCCAAACTGGTCCGCAATGACCGGCGCTGCAGGAATCGTGCCAAACCACGGCTGGCACTCCGGCAACCACACCAACCAGCTAGTTCCAATTTTCGTTCGTGGCGCAGGAGTCTCTGATATCGTCGCTGCCGCTGATGAGGTCGATCCAGTTCGTGGCAACTACATCGACAACGTTGAGATCGCTAACCTCACCCTCAACAAGTGGTGGTAA
- a CDS encoding helix-turn-helix domain-containing protein — MDEAESAQWTIQMESVFGLDLRAADKSAQGDLSQALIGEVATFHIAGNPQSLLRTTSAIAHAESAPVKVCALQSGTMVLSRNGEADIQLRPGEIAIYDTAVPYQLHFEGQWNCAVMTVAREQLSLPNRTLNNAFRQHFPTPGAGAVLTQLIETSIHDGIQGQESSQFLGHAAIDLLAGLVYEKATPYAPDEALRVAIYSYIRDNLGSAQLSVATVARAHRLSVRTLHRLFEGEEYGVAELIRNLRLEEVHRDLQDPRLKNLTVLAIGMRHGISSQAHLTRLFRAKYGVPPAVFRRDHLKGAA, encoded by the coding sequence ATGGATGAAGCTGAATCTGCCCAGTGGACGATACAAATGGAATCGGTATTTGGGCTTGATTTAAGGGCGGCTGATAAAAGTGCCCAAGGAGATCTAAGCCAGGCATTAATTGGTGAAGTGGCAACATTCCACATAGCGGGCAACCCGCAGTCGCTGCTTCGAACAACATCAGCAATTGCACACGCTGAAAGCGCCCCCGTAAAAGTATGCGCACTGCAATCAGGGACCATGGTGTTAAGCCGAAATGGTGAAGCAGATATACAACTTAGACCAGGGGAAATAGCCATTTACGATACGGCGGTTCCATACCAACTCCATTTTGAAGGGCAGTGGAATTGTGCAGTCATGACAGTGGCGCGAGAACAACTGTCGCTTCCGAACCGGACCTTAAACAATGCATTCCGCCAACACTTCCCGACCCCTGGTGCCGGTGCGGTGCTTACCCAATTAATTGAAACTTCGATACATGATGGAATCCAGGGTCAGGAATCTTCACAATTTTTAGGTCATGCCGCGATTGATCTGCTCGCAGGTCTTGTCTACGAAAAAGCCACCCCATATGCACCGGATGAAGCACTCCGCGTTGCCATTTACTCCTATATCCGAGACAACCTGGGCTCTGCACAACTTTCGGTCGCTACCGTTGCTCGAGCGCATCGACTTTCTGTTAGGACCCTTCATAGATTATTTGAAGGGGAAGAATACGGAGTAGCGGAATTAATACGGAACCTGCGTTTAGAGGAAGTACACCGAGATCTTCAGGATCCTCGACTCAAAAACCTCACAGTTTTAGCCATCGGCATGCGCCACGGCATTTCAAGCCAAGCGCATCTAACACGGCTGTTTCGCGCAAAGTATGGAGTTCCGCCAGCTGTCTTTCGGCGGGATCACCTTAAAGGCGCTGCTTGA
- a CDS encoding aldehyde dehydrogenase, which yields MNLVYDKFFIGGKWIAPASDQVITPINPSTEQTIGQVPDAVEADIDNAVSAARTAFDDPSVWSGWEPTERAKVMHKLADEIDARAADFQTRVSSQNGMPVSVAAQLETGYPSAILRYYADLVSTTSFSEIRPGMFGGEIEVRRQAIGVVAAIVPWNFPQALTMFKLAPALATGCTIVIKPSPETVLDAYLLAEAVEAAGVPDGVVNIVPGGREPGAYLVAHPQVNKVAFTGSTAAGQKIGEVCGRLLRPATLELGGKSAAIVLDDADLDLAKIGEGLFTSTLLNNGQTCFLGTRILAPLSRYKEVVDAFTAFAGSLQVGPVSSPETQIGPMATARQRERVESYISQGKSSGARITVGGSRPQDLDAGFFIEPTVFADVDNTAKIAQEEIFGPVLSVISYKDDEHAIQLANNSDFGLGGTVWTSDPERGAALARRVQTGTIGINRYIPDPAAPFGGVKNSGLGRELGPEGLAAYQETQTIYL from the coding sequence ATGAATCTTGTCTACGACAAGTTCTTTATCGGTGGTAAGTGGATAGCTCCGGCGAGCGATCAAGTCATCACGCCTATTAATCCCAGTACAGAGCAAACTATCGGGCAAGTACCTGATGCTGTAGAAGCTGATATTGATAACGCAGTCTCAGCTGCACGAACTGCTTTCGATGATCCAAGTGTGTGGTCTGGGTGGGAACCAACAGAACGCGCCAAAGTCATGCACAAGCTTGCCGATGAAATCGATGCTCGAGCTGCAGATTTCCAAACTCGTGTGAGCTCACAAAACGGCATGCCTGTGTCTGTGGCTGCTCAACTAGAAACTGGATACCCCAGTGCAATTCTGAGGTATTACGCCGACCTTGTCAGCACAACATCATTCTCAGAAATCCGGCCAGGCATGTTCGGCGGTGAGATTGAGGTTCGTCGACAAGCAATCGGCGTGGTGGCGGCAATTGTGCCGTGGAATTTCCCCCAAGCATTGACCATGTTTAAACTCGCGCCAGCATTGGCCACTGGCTGCACCATTGTGATCAAGCCGTCTCCAGAAACTGTGTTGGATGCATACCTTCTGGCTGAAGCCGTGGAAGCTGCCGGCGTACCTGACGGTGTAGTCAACATCGTTCCCGGCGGACGTGAGCCTGGCGCCTATTTGGTTGCTCACCCGCAGGTCAACAAGGTGGCTTTTACTGGTTCGACAGCTGCTGGACAAAAAATCGGCGAGGTATGTGGACGTTTGCTGCGCCCGGCAACCTTGGAGCTTGGTGGTAAATCGGCAGCCATTGTGCTTGATGATGCTGATCTGGATCTCGCCAAAATCGGAGAAGGTCTATTCACTTCTACCCTGCTTAATAACGGGCAGACCTGTTTCCTTGGAACCCGAATTCTTGCCCCACTGTCACGGTATAAGGAAGTCGTCGACGCATTTACTGCTTTTGCTGGCAGCCTGCAAGTTGGGCCTGTGTCCTCCCCTGAGACTCAAATCGGCCCAATGGCAACTGCCCGTCAGCGTGAGCGTGTGGAATCCTACATTTCTCAAGGAAAATCCTCCGGTGCTCGCATCACAGTTGGTGGCAGCCGCCCTCAGGATCTTGACGCTGGATTCTTCATCGAACCAACAGTATTTGCAGATGTAGACAACACCGCAAAAATAGCTCAAGAAGAAATCTTCGGCCCCGTACTCTCTGTCATTTCTTACAAAGACGATGAGCACGCCATCCAATTAGCCAACAATTCCGATTTCGGCCTCGGAGGAACCGTGTGGACTAGTGATCCAGAGAGAGGCGCCGCATTGGCGCGCCGGGTGCAGACCGGAACAATTGGCATTAACCGCTACATCCCCGATCCAGCCGCGCCATTTGGCGGTGTGAAAAACAGCGGCCTTGGCAGAGAATTAGGCCCTGAAGGCTTGGCGGCGTACCAAGAAACCCAAACCATCTACCTGTAG
- a CDS encoding NAD(P)-dependent alcohol dehydrogenase, with amino-acid sequence MKTLAAIVRATEQPFEIATVDLDAPKPDEVQVRVIAAGVCHTDAIVRDQIYPTFLPAVFGHEGAGIVVAVGSAVTSVKPDDKVVLGFNSCGQCLKCLGGKPAYCENFYARNFACTRDDGSTAFSQDGEQVGSHFFGQSTFANYTNVSARSVVKIDDDVPLELLGPLGCGLSTGAGAILNSLGVGAGDTVAIFGTGAVGSAAIMAAAATGATTIIAVDIHNSRLEMAKELGATHTINSKDEDPAEKIKELTGDGVQFALDTTGVVAVTRQAADSLAINGTVGLVGAPAPGAEATFEVGASLVRGWKFQTIVEGDAIPQDFIPRLVHMWRQGKFPIEKLVRTYPLEKINDAFADSASGEVIKPIVTFS; translated from the coding sequence ATGAAAACCCTTGCTGCAATTGTTCGTGCCACGGAACAACCGTTTGAAATCGCAACTGTTGATCTGGATGCGCCCAAACCAGATGAGGTTCAAGTCCGCGTTATTGCTGCGGGAGTGTGCCACACCGACGCCATTGTTCGTGATCAGATCTACCCAACGTTTCTTCCTGCTGTATTTGGTCACGAAGGCGCAGGCATTGTTGTTGCCGTAGGTTCAGCGGTCACATCAGTAAAACCCGATGACAAGGTTGTTTTAGGGTTCAATTCTTGTGGGCAATGTCTGAAATGCCTGGGTGGCAAACCTGCATATTGTGAAAACTTTTACGCCCGCAACTTTGCCTGCACCCGCGATGATGGATCGACTGCATTTTCCCAAGATGGCGAACAAGTAGGTTCCCATTTCTTCGGCCAATCCACGTTTGCCAACTACACCAATGTCTCCGCTCGCAGCGTAGTCAAAATCGATGACGATGTTCCTTTGGAACTGCTGGGGCCTCTCGGCTGTGGCTTGTCCACCGGAGCTGGTGCGATCCTAAACTCGCTCGGCGTTGGAGCAGGAGATACCGTAGCAATTTTTGGCACTGGAGCTGTCGGTTCCGCGGCGATTATGGCAGCAGCCGCGACTGGAGCGACCACGATCATTGCTGTTGATATCCACAATTCCCGCCTTGAGATGGCCAAAGAACTTGGGGCGACCCACACGATCAATTCCAAGGACGAGGATCCTGCGGAGAAAATCAAGGAACTAACTGGTGACGGCGTACAGTTCGCGCTGGATACAACCGGCGTGGTTGCTGTGACCAGGCAGGCGGCAGATTCTCTTGCGATCAACGGCACTGTCGGGCTTGTCGGCGCGCCTGCACCTGGTGCTGAAGCCACGTTTGAGGTGGGTGCATCTCTTGTGCGGGGTTGGAAATTCCAAACGATCGTTGAAGGCGACGCCATTCCGCAAGATTTCATCCCCCGCCTGGTTCACATGTGGCGTCAGGGCAAATTCCCCATCGAGAAGCTGGTACGCACCTATCCGCTGGAGAAAATCAATGATGCCTTCGCAGATTCCGCCAGCGGCGAAGTGATTAAGCCAATCGTGACCTTCAGTTAA
- a CDS encoding helix-turn-helix domain-containing protein, whose protein sequence is MTSLNYLRRRRPGNRENIDRIKAGMYADAKAYRLRTLREDSGLTQESLARKIGVGQNRISQMENGHLTSARVSTIQKYVEALGGSLELTVKRADGSTVTLPIEAEQEGLADAT, encoded by the coding sequence ATGACTTCACTTAACTACCTGCGTCGACGTCGCCCCGGCAATCGCGAAAACATCGATAGAATCAAAGCCGGCATGTACGCCGACGCTAAGGCTTATCGACTCCGTACCCTCCGCGAGGATTCTGGTCTAACCCAAGAGTCTCTTGCAAGAAAGATTGGGGTTGGACAGAACCGAATTTCCCAAATGGAGAATGGCCACCTCACCTCGGCTCGCGTGTCTACCATTCAGAAGTACGTTGAGGCTCTCGGCGGCAGCCTTGAGCTCACTGTTAAACGAGCCGACGGAAGCACCGTGACTCTCCCCATCGAAGCAGAACAGGAAGGTCTAGCGGACGCCACTTAA
- a CDS encoding lactate racemase domain-containing protein: MSQKTITLPIPEGLAESAALLGGPTEVLSDEQARQFILDEVAKLDVDGKTVCMPIPDGTRSGPHGLMIQAAYDAIADRAKSITILIALGTHAAMDEPSIAKLLGVPSGTIEQRFPKAQVINHDWHNPEAIVSLGTIEAAEISRLTSGLLEDRDMDVQINKLVAEADVNLVVGPIFPHEVVGFSGGNKYFFPGCSVHDVIDISHWVGALITASEIIGTLGITPVRQLINSSSALIPGEKLAVTYVSTTGDDDQPVLHSVAVGTTESAWAANANVASSTHIKWLDAPYKRIVSKIPEMYEDLWTGAKGVYKMEPVCADGGEVIVYAPHITEISEMHQGLADIGYHCIEYFTKQWDKFKDHPWGEIAHSTHVRGLGTFDPETGEEKLRINVTLASQVSPEVCAAYNIGYADPDSFDWDALDADPDTLVVEHAGEILHRLESQRSV; this comes from the coding sequence ATGAGCCAAAAGACTATTACCCTCCCGATCCCTGAAGGTCTTGCAGAATCCGCAGCGCTGTTGGGCGGTCCTACTGAAGTACTTAGCGACGAACAAGCACGTCAGTTCATTTTGGATGAAGTGGCAAAACTCGATGTCGATGGCAAAACGGTGTGCATGCCAATTCCTGACGGCACCCGCTCTGGCCCTCATGGCTTGATGATCCAGGCAGCTTATGATGCGATTGCCGATCGTGCGAAATCAATCACCATTCTCATCGCGCTCGGCACGCACGCTGCCATGGACGAGCCTTCGATCGCAAAGCTATTGGGTGTACCTTCTGGCACCATCGAACAACGCTTCCCCAAAGCCCAAGTGATTAACCACGATTGGCACAACCCAGAAGCCATTGTTTCTTTAGGCACCATCGAAGCGGCAGAGATTTCTAGGCTGACCAGTGGACTGCTGGAAGATCGCGACATGGACGTACAGATCAATAAATTGGTCGCAGAAGCCGATGTCAACTTAGTTGTTGGCCCCATTTTTCCGCACGAGGTGGTGGGTTTTTCTGGTGGCAACAAATACTTCTTCCCAGGATGCTCAGTGCATGATGTAATTGATATCTCCCACTGGGTGGGAGCGCTCATTACCGCTTCAGAGATCATCGGCACCCTAGGTATCACTCCGGTTCGCCAGCTGATTAACTCCTCTTCTGCGTTGATCCCTGGTGAAAAACTTGCTGTCACTTATGTCTCCACCACCGGCGATGATGATCAACCAGTCCTGCACTCAGTGGCAGTGGGCACCACTGAATCTGCGTGGGCAGCCAACGCCAACGTTGCATCATCCACCCACATCAAATGGTTGGATGCTCCCTACAAGCGCATTGTGTCCAAAATTCCAGAAATGTATGAAGACCTCTGGACTGGCGCAAAAGGTGTCTACAAAATGGAGCCCGTCTGTGCCGATGGTGGCGAGGTAATTGTTTATGCACCACACATCACTGAGATTTCTGAGATGCACCAAGGTCTAGCTGATATCGGCTACCACTGCATCGAATACTTCACCAAACAGTGGGACAAGTTCAAAGACCACCCCTGGGGCGAAATCGCGCACTCCACCCACGTTCGCGGCCTAGGCACCTTTGATCCAGAAACCGGTGAGGAAAAACTCCGCATCAACGTCACGTTGGCATCACAGGTTTCCCCAGAGGTCTGCGCTGCATACAACATTGGATACGCCGACCCGGACTCCTTCGATTGGGACGCTCTTGACGCTGATCCAGATACGTTGGTTGTTGAACACGCTGGTGAGATTTTGCACCGGCTCGAGTCCCAACGCTCTGTTTAA
- the larE gene encoding ATP-dependent sacrificial sulfur transferase LarE, which yields MTLLIPDGEAQRLIDDVAKHLPSAGRLGVAYSGGVDSAVLLAISQYVLGADRTLAITAVSPSLASRERALAADTAEYIGARTIEIVTNEQAIAGYKANDVDRCYFCKNEMFNRIDESVIEKYDLAAVAYGENADDTQRIDRPGARAATEHNVLRPLSEAGLTKADVRLVARAFGLPVADKPAAPCLASRIPHGHEVTEEKLQQIEAVELELYRLGFSDSRVRHHGDIARIELLTTEMSRAAEPHIAQAIHACATEAGFRFAAIDLKGIQSGALTLSIMNARGSL from the coding sequence ATGACGCTTTTAATCCCCGACGGGGAAGCCCAAAGGTTGATAGATGACGTCGCAAAGCATTTGCCGAGTGCTGGACGCCTGGGCGTCGCCTACTCCGGCGGCGTGGACTCGGCGGTGTTGCTGGCTATTTCGCAGTATGTGCTGGGCGCAGATCGCACGCTGGCTATTACTGCGGTTTCGCCGTCGTTGGCGTCGCGGGAACGAGCACTAGCTGCGGACACGGCGGAATATATTGGCGCGCGCACCATTGAAATTGTGACAAACGAGCAGGCAATCGCTGGTTACAAAGCCAATGATGTGGATCGCTGTTACTTCTGCAAAAACGAAATGTTTAACCGCATTGATGAATCCGTCATCGAGAAATATGACCTGGCAGCGGTGGCCTACGGCGAAAATGCTGACGACACCCAACGCATTGACCGGCCCGGCGCGCGAGCAGCCACCGAACACAATGTGTTGCGTCCACTATCCGAGGCTGGTTTAACCAAGGCAGATGTGCGCCTGGTAGCCCGTGCGTTTGGGCTGCCTGTTGCTGATAAACCTGCAGCACCTTGCCTTGCGTCACGTATTCCACACGGTCATGAGGTGACAGAGGAAAAACTCCAACAAATTGAGGCTGTGGAACTGGAACTCTACCGCCTTGGCTTCAGCGATTCCCGTGTGCGCCACCACGGCGACATCGCACGCATCGAGCTTCTGACCACTGAAATGTCACGCGCAGCCGAGCCACATATCGCCCAAGCTATCCACGCTTGTGCCACCGAAGCTGGTTTCCGCTTCGCTGCAATTGACCTAAAAGGTATTCAATCCGGCGCGCTAACTTTGTCCATCATGAACGCGAGAGGCAGCCTGTAA